The following is a genomic window from Bacteroidota bacterium.
TATTTTAAGTTCCATATATTTTTTCCTTGTATAATTTTCCGTTACGGTAAATTTCTTTGCGATCCATTTTTCCGTCATCACCAAAGTACATCCATTTCCCGGTTTTTTTTCCGTCTTCATAACATCCGGTCGAATTTATTTTACCACTGGTTTTATAGTCGGTCCACTTGCCATCCCATTCGCCGTTCTCATAACTTCCTTCGGATTGAATTCTTCCCGAAGCGTCGTAGAATTTCCATGCGCCTTCCGCTTTACCTTTCACAATATTTCCTTCGCTCTGCAGCGTGCCGTTGTCATAATATCTTTTGTAAGGGCCATTCGGTTCGCCGTGCAAATAATTATTTTCTTCCATGATCTTCGTATTGCTGTACCACGATATCCATTTTCCTTCTTTCAGCCCATTGGCATAAAGCCCGCATTCTTTTTTGATCGTGTCGCCCCAGAATTCTATCCATGCGCCATTGAGCGTGTCATTTTTATAATGCGCTACATGCTGAATTCCTCCATTGGGGAAAAAGAAATACCACACACTATCTAAACGGTCGTTTTTATAAAATCCATAGCTGTTGAGTTTTCCGTCGGTCGAATAAAAGAACCAGCAACCCTGTGCGAGGCCTGCAGCATATTTTCCCGCCGATTTTTTCATTCCATCTTCATTGAAAAATATCCAGTCACCATCCAGCTTATTGTTACCATCCATCATACCCTCTCCTTTTTCCTTTCCGCTTTCGTAATAGAGTTTCTGGAAATGCGGTTGCGAAAAAAGTGCAGTGGCGCCAATGAAACAAAGGGCCGTAAGTAAAAATTTCAGTTTTTTCATTTTTCTCTTTCTGTAGTGAAAATTAATAAATCATTCAGTGATTGTTTTGCTTCGTTGCCGGGAAATTCATTCAACACGCGCAACGCTTTTTCGCGGTACTCATACATTTTTTCGCGTGCATACTGTATGCCCCCGCTCTGGTGCACGTACGCGATCACTTCGGCAACGCGCGCGGGTTCTTCGTTGTGATGTTTGAGAATATTGATGATGCGGCGCTTGTCGGTTTTAGTTGCATTGCCCAGAGCACGAATGAGCGGCAATGTCATTTTTTTTTCTTTGATGTCGATGCCGGTTGGTTTTCCGATGTTGTTTGCCGTTCCATAATCGAAGAGATCGTCTTTGATCTGGAATGCGATGCCGCAAAGTTCGCCGAACTCTTTCATTTTAATTCTCAGCTTTTCATCTGTGCTCACGCTTGCGGCACCCGCGCAGCAGCAGGAAGCAATGAGTGAAGCGGTTTTCTGGCGGATGATCTCGAAGTAAACCGGTTCGGCAATATCGAGCCGGCGCGCTTTTTCTATCTGCAATAATTCTCCTTCGCTCATCTGTCGCACGGCTTCCGAAACAATTTTAAGCAAATGAAAATCATCGTTGTTGATGCTGAGCAGTAATCCGCTCGAGAGCAAATAATCGCCAACGAGTACCGCAATTTTATTTTTCCATAATGCATTCACCGAAAAAAATCCGCGGCGCATATTGGAATCGTCCACCACATCATCGTGCACGAGCGTGGCTGTATGCAGCAATTCAATGAGCGCTGCAGCGCGATACGTGGAATCATTTACCGTTCCGCAGAGTTTCGCGGAAAGAAAAACGAATAGCGGGCGCATCTGTTTTCCTTTTCTCTTTACAATGTAATTCGTGATCTTATCGAGGAGCGGAACAGAACTTTTCATCGACTCGCGGAATTTTTTCTCGAAGAGAAGCATTTCGTTTGCTACAGGAGCTTTGATGGAATCGATGGAGGGCATTCTGTTTTGGTAATGAGTTTTAAAGTTTCGAGTTATGGGTTTTGAGTTAGGAGTTATCAGTAACTGACCAGAATCTGAGTTTTGTTTTTCTTATTAATTCTCATTACTCATTACCCATAACCCCAAATTCTATTCTATTTTCACATTGGCCAGTTTGAATGTACTTCCTTTCTCCCCGTAAAGAATAAGTTCATGTTCATTGCACTGCAAAAATAATTTCGGACGCAGAATAATTTTCAGATCATTATTGTTGAACATGGCCTGCCGGTCCTGGTTGCCACGCGAATCCATGGTGACGAGGGTCGCTACAGATCTTTTCGGATTGCTCAGATATTTGTAACGACCCTTGTCTTTCAATTTCAGATTTTTCGGATTATCGTTGAACATGAAATACATTTTGTCGCCGCTGACTGCAAATGCGAAGGAAGAATAATAACCGACATCGTTACGGCTCACCTGGTACTTAGGGATTTTTTTCGCCCACGAAATTCCTCCGTCAGGATCAATGCTCACCACGATGATCTCATTGTAATAATAATAATAAGTGTACGTGTACATTTTCGCTGTAGGGTCATAACTCTGCACGAGCACTTCATAATATTGTTCCGCAACAAGAATCGCTCCGCCATCATCACGCTGCACCAGATAACGCAGGTCGTAATCGGGAAGTTCTTTTCCGTGCGCCGCTTTCTGCGGGCTCATGAACTGCTCAAGGAAATCTTTTGAAAAATCCATGGTGCCCTGTGTGACCACTGCTTTTGTTTTGCGGTCGATTTTCAGGTAAAAAGTGCCGGTGGCTTCGAACGAACTTTTATTGGAATAAAATCCTGCGCATATAATATCGCCCGAATCATTCACCGCGATCTTCACATCACTGATGAATTTCGGATCAAGATTCACTTTGAATTCCTGGAGTGCGTCGGCAGCACGGTCATAAAGCAGGACAGAATTATAATACGTTGGGAGCGTTCTCCGCTCATGCGGACTCATCACGGATTTATCTTTTGAAATAGTGGCGAGCATGTACACGTCGCCTTTTTTAGAAACGATGAAATTATCGAGCGCAAAATACTGGTCGAGGTAAGGCGGGGCAATTTCTTTTTTCCATTCTGTTTTCAGATCGCTGTCGAGGAGCTGAAGCGTATAATTTTCATTGGCGGCTTTGTCATACGGTGGATTGATCACAATAAGAATGTGAAGTGAATCATCCGACATGGCGGCGAAAAAACTCCCGGAATTATTTTTTTTATCTGCATTTACCGAGGCGATCTGCATCCACGCTTTTTCCACCGTGCAGGTATTATCGAGTACTTCTGCATAAAGTACATTCACATTTTTTTCTTTGTCGTACAAACTTCCGAAAGCAAGAATTTTTTTATTGATAAGAAAAAGCGATTCCACATCCATCGTTCGCCCCTGCATGGAGAACTGAATGGTTTTGGAATAATCGAGTCCCATGTCGGTGAGTTTGTAACGCTCAACGATGGGCTCGTGCGTTGCGAAGAGGGAAAGATCGGCGCGCACGGCGTACACGTACGCATCATCATGGCCGAGCAGGTTGTTCAGTCGCGTTTTGCGCAATTGCTTCTGGGGAATTCCCCATGTAACATCTACCTGAGCGCTTACAGAAACTATTGAAAAAAGAAAAAGGAGGAATAAAGTGGAAACTCGTTTCATAATGAATGATTCGCTAATCAAAGTTACTCAATTCGCTCAGCAATAAGAGGAGAAATAATTCGTTAACAAGATCACGAGCTTCTGATTCCCGTTTGAATTTGTCGTAAATTTATAGTAGCCATGAGATTCGCTGTTGTCCATATTTTTTCTGTTCTCCTGATCGCGGGAAATATTTCCGCGCAAACTGTTATTAAAACGAATGCAGATACGACTCAACCTGTGAAGAAGGAGATTCATGTGAACGTGATGAATCCGAATGGAAAACAGACGGTGGAATACAAAGGAAAGGTGATGCACACTGACAGCGTTGCGAATGCGATGAAAATAAACCTGTTCAATCTTTCGCGCGGCGATTATGAAATTTATTGCGAGCATCGTTTCTCCGATGCTTTCAGTGCAGAAGCGGGAATAGGAGCTACTTATATCGATTACATTTATGAACTTTCGAGCAACGGTGGAAAATATATCAGTGTGATCAACGGCAACCTGCACAATGCAAAATTCTATTCTGGTTTTGCGGGCGGACTTCAATTGCGTTATTATCCTTCGAGATATGAAACGGCGATCACCGGTTATTATCTGGCGGCCGGCGTTACGCAGCGTAATTACAAAATGGATTATTACGTTTTCACCGGATTGATCTCAGAACCGCATCGCGTAGAAAGAAACTGGACGGATTTCAAAATTCAATTCGGCTACCAGGATGCTGATCCTTACGAACGTTTTTTCTGGGAATGGTATGTTTCTGCCGGAGTGCGCCACGCGGTGGAAGATAAAATAGAAGGAGACGGACTTGACGCAATCTATGATCACTATGATACGATGAAGCTGGTGATCGGCGGAGGAGTGAAGATCGGTTTCAACCTGTAGTAAGAAATACGAAAATTCTACTAAAAGTTACGTAATACAGATGAATACGAAATCTGTGTTCCCCAATAGACTTTTTCCCAAACGTGTTCGGGATTTCGTATTTCGTACTACCGCCGCATTACGTAACTTTTAGTTGTGTTTGGTATTTCGTACTACTGCGGTATTTTTATTCGCCAGTTGTCCGCAGGCTGCATCAATGTCTTTTCCTCTTGAGCGGCGCACATTCACGATCACATTTTTTTCCTCGAGAATATTTTTGAAAATGGCCAATCGTTCCGGAAGTGTTTGCCGGAATTCTCCGTCGTCGATCGGGTTGTATTCGATGATGTTCACTTTAGCCGGAACTTTTTTACAAAAGGCAGCGAGCTCTCTTGCATCTTCAGGAGAATCATTGAAGTCTTTGAACACAATGAATTCAAAAGTGACGCGCGTTCCTGTTTTGTCGTAAAAATAATTCAGTGATTCACCCAGCGCCTCAAGTGAATTCTGTTCGTTGATGGGCATGATGTAATTTCTCTTCAGATCATTTGCCGCGTGAAGAGAAAGTGCAAGATTGAATTTCACTTCATCATCGCCGAGTTTCTTTATCATCTTCGCAATTCCCGCTGTGGAAACCGTAATGCGCTGCGGCGACATTCCCAATCCTTCCGGCGAACAGATCTTCTCCACCGATTCAAGCACGGGAGAATAATTGAGTAATGGTTCTCCCATTCCCATGTAAACAATATTCGTCAGCGGCTGATCATATTTCTCCAGCGACTGGTTGCGTATCAGCACAACCTGGTCAACCATTTCTTCGGCATCAAGATTGCGCACGCGCGTGAGGCGTCCGGTTGCACAGAACCTGCATGTGAGCGAGCATCCCACCTGCGAGGAGATGCACGCGGTCATGCGCGAACTGGTGGGAATCAAAACGCCTTCCACAATATTCCCATCGTGCAAACGGAATGCATTTTTGATCGTGCGGTCTTTGCTCACCTGGAAATTATCGATCTGCACAATGGGGAAAGAAAAATTTTCTGCGAGCATCAATCGCGTTTCCTTCGGGAGATTTGTCATCTCATCAAAATTTCTCGCCGATCGTTGCCACAGCCATTCCCAAACCTGTTTCGCACGAAAAGATTTTTCTCCTTTTTCAGCAAAAAAAGTTCTCAGTTCTTCCAGGGGAAGTTGCCTTATATTTTTCTGAGCCGACATGCTACAAAGGTACGGTGGAACAACTGGAAGCCGGTGCAGGAAGATTTGTTATTTTAGAGCAGTGCGTTCCATCAGGATCTATACGAACAAAGCAAAATTGACCATTGCATTATTCTGCGGAGTGATCCTTCTTTTCGCTTCCGGATTTCTCCTGTTGTTTTCCCCGAACCCGGCAGAACCCATTGGTGGAATTGTGATAGCAGTGATCGTCATTCTTTTCGCGGTGTACAAGATCAATGACCGAAGAGCCGAAGTGGAACTGACCGACATTGGAATTAAAGCGAAATATTTCCGCGGGAAAATTCTTTTCTGGGATACGATCGAGAGCGTGGAAGTAAAACGTGTGGGAAGAAAAATGTGGGCGGTTTACGTAGAGACTACGCAGAAAACATTTTCCATACAAACGGATTATCTCAACATCGATAAATATAAATTAGCAGAACTGATCCATACGCTTGCATCGATGCCGGCTGAGGAGCGTGTGGATTTTATTATGCATGTGAATGGAGTTCGCCCTTAGCACGTAAAAGAAAATGGCGACATTTGTCGCACCCCCATATGCGTTTTATTTCAGCCGATCATATTTTTTCCGCACACACCGGTTTTATTTCCAATGGAATTCTTGCCATAGAAGAAGACGGAACAATTTCCGATCTCATTGATCCCACAAAAAATAATTCTTTTCCTGATCCGGAAAAATCCGAAGGCATCATTTGCCCGGGATTCATCAATGCACATTGTCATCTCGAACTTTCTCATTTGCGCGGAAAGATAGAGAAGCACACAGGTTTCGCAGGATTTGCAAAACAAGTGATGCCTATGCGCGGCGAATTTTCTCACGAAGAGATCATTGCAGCTTCGGAGAAAGCGGAAAAGGAAATGATCGCGAATGGAATTGTAGGAGTGGGTGATATCGTGAACAGTGTAGACACTTTCGAACTCAAGGAAAAAAATAATTTGCGCTATCACACATTCATCGAACTGATCTCGCTCAATCCCAAGATGGCGGAGAAAGCAGCGGAAGTGGGAATGTTTCTCAAGGATCATTGTCCGCAGACTTCTTCTATTTCGCCGCACGCTCCTTATTCTGTGTCGAATGAATTACTCGAGATCATCGGGAATCTTTCGCGTGGGGAGGAAATGCCGATCACCATGCACAACCAGGAAAGTGAAGCGGAGAGTGAATTTTTCCGTCGCGGCACAGGACCCGTGCGTGAACTTTATGATTTTCTCGGCATCGATATTTCGTGGTTCAAACCTTCCGGGGTGAATTCACTTCGCTCGAAACTGAAATATCTTCCGGTGAACCGGAATCTTATTCTTGTGCATAATACATTCACTTCCCCTGACGATATTACCTGGGCCGAATATTACAGCAAGAGTATTTACTGGTGTTTTTGCCCGGGCGCCAACCTGTACATTGAAAATAAATTGCCGGCATTTAAAAATTTCATGGATGCAAAAGTGAAGATGATCGTGGGAACAGATTCACTTGCTTCGAATGAAAAACTTTCTGTTTTCGGGGAATTGAAGATCATTGCACAACACGAAGAAAATATTTCTTCTGCGGAATTACTCACCTGGGCTACGAAGAACGGGGCAGAAGCTTTGAAGATGAATGATCTTGGTACGTTTGAGAAAGGGAAAAAACCGGGAGTGAATCTTTTAAGTGGAGTAACTCCGGAAAAAATTTCGCCGGAAGCGAAAGTGAAAAAACTGATCTGAAATAAATTTTCTTTTCCCTGGCTCTTCCCTCCGAACTCCATTCTCTTAAGGATGCGTTCCCCCGCTGAGATCTTTCGCGAGCTGCGATTTATTTTTCAGGATCGCCTCTGCAAGAACAAGATCGACCGGCGTAGTAAGTTTGAAATTATCGGCGTTGCCATCTACAAGATGAATTTGTTCCCCCAATGATTCCAGTACAGAAGCATCATCAGTAAAAGTGTATTTGTATTCCTGCGCGTAAGCTTTTTTCAGCAGCGGAACAGAAAAAGTCTGTGGAGTTTGTGTAAGACAATATTTCGAGCGATCGAGTGCGACAGTTTTCGTGGATTCGATCTGCCGGATAGAATCGCTGATCGGTATTGCCGGAATTCCATTGCCATATCGTCCTGCTGAATTGAATGCAGCGCTTATTGTTTTCAATCCCACCAGCGGGCGCACGGCATCATGCACGGCCACGAAAGCATCTTCCTCCGGAATAAGTGCGAGCCCGTTCTTCACCGATTCAAATCTTGTTTCTCCACCGGCAGTGATCTGTACGGAACCGGGAACATGATATTCCGATGCGATCTTTTCCCACATCGAAAGCTGGTCGGCAGGAAGAACAAGAATGATCGTGATGTTCGCATCGAATTCCACGAAAGCAGAAATGCTGTGGAGCACAACAGGTTTTCCATACAGCCGAATGAACTGTTTCGGTGTGGGAGACTGCATTCGCGCCCCGCGGCCTGCTGCAACAATGATGACGTAACGTTTCAAATTTGCCCGGTAAAAAGTGCGCGCAAGTTAAAATTACTCATTGGAATAAATGATGATTTAAACGCGAAATTTTTCAGCACCTGTTCATAAGGGTAGGAAATACGAAGATTCTACTAAAAGTTACGAAATACTAAAGAGTACGAAATCGGTCAGCGTAATACTTTTGTAAATATTCGTATTTCGTACTCACAGAATGAGCATGCAATCGCCGTAACTGAGGAAGCGATATTTTTCACGCACAGCTTCACGATAGGCTTTCATGATCAGATCGTAGCCACCGAAAGCGGAGACCATCATCAGCAGTGTCGATTCTGGTGCATGAAGATTGGTGACCATCGAATCGACGATCGAAAAATCATAAGGAGGAAAAACAAATTTATTGGTCCAGCCATTGAAAGGTTTCAGAAAGCGATCGGTAGAAACAGACGTTTCGGAAGCACGCATCACCGTAGTGCCCACAGCGCAAATACGTTTTTTATTCCGTTTCGCATTGTTCACGATATCCACGGCAGACTGCGGGATCTCGAGTTGTTCCGATTCCATTTTATGTTTGGTGAGATCTTCTACTTCCACCGGGCGGAAACTTCCGAGTCCTACATGAAGCGTGATCGTTGGAAAATTAATTCCTTTCAGCTCGAGGCGTTTCATCAGTTCGCGGCTGAAGTGTAATCCTGCTGTAGGAGCCGCAACAGCTCCTTCCACGCGTGCGTAAACGGTTTGGTAACGCTCCGTGTCTTCCGGTTGCAATGGTCGGCGGATGTATTTCGGAATAGGACAATTTCCGAGCGACTCGATTGTCTTTTTGAATTCTTCGAAAGGCCCGTCGAAAAGAAAACGCAGCGTTCTTCCGCGTGAGGTAGTGTTGTCGATCACTTCTGCAACGAGCGAATCATTTTCACCGAAATAAAGTTTATTACCAATGCGGATCTTTCTTGCAGGATCCACAAGAACATCCCACAGGCGGCTTTCCCGGTTGAGTTCACGCAGCAGGAACACTTCTATTTTAGCCCCAGTTTTTTCTTTATTTCCATACAAACGTGCGGGAAAAACTTTGGTATCGTTCAGCATCATGACATCGCCATCGTTGAAATAATTGATGATATCGCGGAAATGTTTGTGCTCAATCTTTCCGGTTTTGCGGTGAATGACCATCATACGCGAACCATCGCGTTGTTTAGCGGGATAATCAGCCACGAGATCGCGGGGAAGATTGAATTTGAACTGGGATAATTTCATAGTGGAAATTTAGTTTTAGAATTCTTCGGAAGCTGCAATAAAGAATGTTCTCTTTACCGGCTAAGCGGCGGCAAATATATCCTTATGAATACCCCAATGTCAAGTGCTTTCGTGTAATTCTCCGATTATTCCTGAAATAAATTCCATTCTGGGGTTCAATAAAAACCATTGGCAAAAAAAATCGCTCAAAATGAGGGGATTAACAGTATCCAGACAAAGAAGCAGAACTTTCATTGGGCATTTTCGTAAATTGAAATAATCAAAAACAGGTAACCATGAAGAGAGCCATTACAATGGTCTTGATTGGGACCTTGGTGTTGCTGGCAATCAGTGTAACATATGCTTTCACGGTGTACTATCACAAGTGAAAGCGGCAGGACCCGATCAGTATCGCTTTCGGGAGAAAAGCGAGGCTTAGAGGAAGAACGGTCACCCAAAGTGGCCGTTTTTTATTCCATCAATCAGTCGAAACAGAAATCCCAGCATTTGCCTCAATTGCTGGATGAAGTCCTACGCTGACAAATATTGAGAGGAAAGCCTTAGAAAAGGAACGTTACTTGGCATTATGGATCAAATGCAACAAGTGAACCGCAGAATGCTTTCGGCCCGGAATGCAATGAAT
Proteins encoded in this region:
- a CDS encoding toxin-antitoxin system YwqK family antitoxin — protein: MKKLKFLLTALCFIGATALFSQPHFQKLYYESGKEKGEGMMDGNNKLDGDWIFFNEDGMKKSAGKYAAGLAQGCWFFYSTDGKLNSYGFYKNDRLDSVWYFFFPNGGIQHVAHYKNDTLNGAWIEFWGDTIKKECGLYANGLKEGKWISWYSNTKIMEENNYLHGEPNGPYKRYYDNGTLQSEGNIVKGKAEGAWKFYDASGRIQSEGSYENGEWDGKWTDYKTSGKINSTGCYEDGKKTGKWMYFGDDGKMDRKEIYRNGKLYKEKIYGT
- the rlmN gene encoding 23S rRNA (adenine(2503)-C(2))-methyltransferase RlmN, coding for MSAQKNIRQLPLEELRTFFAEKGEKSFRAKQVWEWLWQRSARNFDEMTNLPKETRLMLAENFSFPIVQIDNFQVSKDRTIKNAFRLHDGNIVEGVLIPTSSRMTACISSQVGCSLTCRFCATGRLTRVRNLDAEEMVDQVVLIRNQSLEKYDQPLTNIVYMGMGEPLLNYSPVLESVEKICSPEGLGMSPQRITVSTAGIAKMIKKLGDDEVKFNLALSLHAANDLKRNYIMPINEQNSLEALGESLNYFYDKTGTRVTFEFIVFKDFNDSPEDARELAAFCKKVPAKVNIIEYNPIDDGEFRQTLPERLAIFKNILEEKNVIVNVRRSRGKDIDAACGQLANKNTAVVRNTKHN
- a CDS encoding amidohydrolase family protein; its protein translation is MRFISADHIFSAHTGFISNGILAIEEDGTISDLIDPTKNNSFPDPEKSEGIICPGFINAHCHLELSHLRGKIEKHTGFAGFAKQVMPMRGEFSHEEIIAASEKAEKEMIANGIVGVGDIVNSVDTFELKEKNNLRYHTFIELISLNPKMAEKAAEVGMFLKDHCPQTSSISPHAPYSVSNELLEIIGNLSRGEEMPITMHNQESEAESEFFRRGTGPVRELYDFLGIDISWFKPSGVNSLRSKLKYLPVNRNLILVHNTFTSPDDITWAEYYSKSIYWCFCPGANLYIENKLPAFKNFMDAKVKMIVGTDSLASNEKLSVFGELKIIAQHEENISSAELLTWATKNGAEALKMNDLGTFEKGKKPGVNLLSGVTPEKISPEAKVKKLI
- a CDS encoding 2-C-methyl-D-erythritol 4-phosphate cytidylyltransferase; the encoded protein is MKRYVIIVAAGRGARMQSPTPKQFIRLYGKPVVLHSISAFVEFDANITIILVLPADQLSMWEKIASEYHVPGSVQITAGGETRFESVKNGLALIPEEDAFVAVHDAVRPLVGLKTISAAFNSAGRYGNGIPAIPISDSIRQIESTKTVALDRSKYCLTQTPQTFSVPLLKKAYAQEYKYTFTDDASVLESLGEQIHLVDGNADNFKLTTPVDLVLAEAILKNKSQLAKDLSGGTHP
- the queA gene encoding tRNA preQ1(34) S-adenosylmethionine ribosyltransferase-isomerase QueA — translated: MKLSQFKFNLPRDLVADYPAKQRDGSRMMVIHRKTGKIEHKHFRDIINYFNDGDVMMLNDTKVFPARLYGNKEKTGAKIEVFLLRELNRESRLWDVLVDPARKIRIGNKLYFGENDSLVAEVIDNTTSRGRTLRFLFDGPFEEFKKTIESLGNCPIPKYIRRPLQPEDTERYQTVYARVEGAVAAPTAGLHFSRELMKRLELKGINFPTITLHVGLGSFRPVEVEDLTKHKMESEQLEIPQSAVDIVNNAKRNKKRICAVGTTVMRASETSVSTDRFLKPFNGWTNKFVFPPYDFSIVDSMVTNLHAPESTLLMMVSAFGGYDLIMKAYREAVREKYRFLSYGDCMLIL
- a CDS encoding polyprenyl synthetase family protein translates to MPSIDSIKAPVANEMLLFEKKFRESMKSSVPLLDKITNYIVKRKGKQMRPLFVFLSAKLCGTVNDSTYRAAALIELLHTATLVHDDVVDDSNMRRGFFSVNALWKNKIAVLVGDYLLSSGLLLSINNDDFHLLKIVSEAVRQMSEGELLQIEKARRLDIAEPVYFEIIRQKTASLIASCCCAGAASVSTDEKLRIKMKEFGELCGIAFQIKDDLFDYGTANNIGKPTGIDIKEKKMTLPLIRALGNATKTDKRRIINILKHHNEEPARVAEVIAYVHQSGGIQYAREKMYEYREKALRVLNEFPGNEAKQSLNDLLIFTTEREK